The stretch of DNA CCGGAAAGAGAAAGGGTAAAGAATCAGGTATTAAATAGGACTGGGATCCTGCACACGATATTTCCAGCGGCAATCCTTGGAAAAGGAGGAAAATTAATTGCTAAAAGCGGGCCTGTGAAAAAGCCCGATGGAACAATCGATGAAGGTGCGCTTAAGGATAATATGGAGCGGACAGCAACCATGGAGATGGATTATTTTGCACAGATCCTGGTGAGAAATACGTTTGAATATATTCGTTCCAGATTTGTGATCGAAGAGAGTGATGTAAAAAAGATTGTAGATGTAAGTTGTGCGATTCCGGAGGGGAGAAAAGAATCGTATACCAAGGGTCTTATGTTTGGCTTTTCAGGAGATTTTTTGACGGCGCTAAGTATCCTGATTCCACAGATAGAAAATGCAGTAAGATATCTGGCAGTGGAATGTGGAGAACCTGTTTACAACATGAATGAAGAAGGGATTGAAGAAGTAAAACCAATGCACGCTGTCTTAGAATTGGAAGGAGTAAAAGAAAGCCTGGATGAAGACCTTATATTTGCTTTAAATACGATTTTCTGTTCAAAATTTGGATTTAACATGCGCAACAATGTGGCACATGGAATGCTGGATGATCAGGCATTCCAGAGCTTTAAAGCTTTGTATATCTGGTGGTTTGCACTGAAATTTTGCTATCTATTCTGCGGAAAATTACAGGAGGAGAATAGAAGTAAAATAAATAAAAAGCTGAAACAGCTAATGGAGAAGAACGATAATACGGATGAGAATTAATATAAAATGGTTGGACGGATGGTATGGTTTCCTTAAAAAGTGTTTGGAAGTACCCGGCAAGCATATCGTTTGGATATCAAAACGCACTTTGGGGACGCCCTCACCCCCCGGAATGTGTAGCACTGAGAGTAAATCTATAAATATAATATAAATTATAAAAACACTCCAACTTATTAGTAGTCAGAGTGTTTTTCATAAACATATATTTTTAAATAAAAATATAGAGAAAGTATTTTGGTAGTTACGGATTTAAGAAAAACCAAAATTCATGTCCCTGGCATACAATATAGCGCTCCAACCATTCATTAAAAGGAAGGTTAAAACGATCGGTGTCAGGAGCTGGATAACATAAATAATCTTCTCTACCTTCTAATACAGCTTGTAAATCCATGGTTATATCACCTATATCTTGCAGAAAAAGAATGGGAAGATGATAGGTGAATTCTGGATCAGATAAAATGGGTGTATTATTCCAAACCTCTTTTTGATTAAGAGCTTCTTTTAAAGAGTAGATGGTACAGCTGACTAGAGAACTACCCTCTTCTCCACAAAAAAGCTCCATTCCATTTGAACAAGATAAAAAGGCTTTATACGAAGCGGGAAGTTTCATGTTGGGGAAGTGTTTTTCAAATAACTGAAATTCTTCAGAGGATACAGGTGGGTAAAATTTATGAGTTACTTTTATAGGTTCTTCATCACCTAAATGCCATTGATAGACCCAACCATTATTATCCATTTCATATTTTAAATTTTTGAAAATTCTGTGTATTGCATTTACATCTTCCATTATATCTCCTACTAATTTTTAAACAAGAAGTCATTGCCTAATGATGCGACATTCAAAGATAATCTCTCTTTATCATGTAATGAGGATATTTTTATATCAGATTAATCAATATTTTGATTTGACGCAAAATGCCAAAATTGACGATTATTATCAATGTAAGCAATAACGTTCACATAAGTATTATTCTTAATTCATTTTTTACGCATAATTGTCCTTCTGAAAAATATTTGGATGTCAATTAGTACTTTGTTCAATAACGGAGAATAATTATAGCACATTTCACGGTTTTTTCAATGGTTTTTTGAGCATTTATACGACTATGAAAAAACATAATATTACTAGAAAACAGTTACAGTAAGAATTGAGTAATTAGATAAAAAAGATCGTATTCGGAAAATGGTAATGTTGTGCATATTTTCGATTTCTTTTCCTCGAATATAAATATAGTATCTCTATTTTGAAGTTTTCAGTATAAAATCATATAAATATATAATAAAATTTATTTATAATCCCCCAAAAGGACAATAAGAATCCTCAGACAGAAATACTACGTAATTGTCGAAAAAATATATTCAAATTGAGTATCTATATTTTTCAGTAAGAAGAGTTCAATAGTAAGTTCAAATATCCTTGCAGATAGCAATATCATCAGAAAAAGTGTATAATTACAAGGAAAGCATTGATGATAAAATTTATCTATGCAGAAAAATGTTGATGGATTGAGGTGATAAGTGTGAGAATTGATAAGATTTGTAAAACGTGTGGATTTGATTCCAATGGTGTGTGCGGCATGTATACTACATGCAAGGAAGGCGAAGAGTGCGATGACTGGGAAGCTTCTTTGGAGTATTATACGGAGATTACGAAAAAAGCACCTTGGTATATTAAGGGACCTTATGATAGATGTAAAATAAGTTATGAAAAATTTCTGGATCTTTTACAACAGGATGAACAGGGAGTCGGTGTAGAAATAAATATTTATGATGCGATTGAAAAGGTCTATGAATTAAATTCAGTAGAATTAGCAGGGGTGTTAGATGTGTCTATGGGAGTGTTGGGATATGCCAGCACTCAAAGAACGATATCAAAGAGAAAAAGACCATTTTCAAGCAGGCTGCATATTCCGGAAAGCTTCTTTGATAAGTTTTTATCTACACAACTGGATGCATTAAAGAAATGTAGAGAAGAATTTCGTGATTGTTATGGGGACGAGCTGATAGAAAAATTTAAGCAAAATGGTTATGCTGCAATGGAAGCAAAGATAGAAAAACAAAATGCAGTCGATAAAATAAGAAATGAAAAGTACAGGGAAGAGAACCAGAACAGATATCAGTATAAGGAGAAGACAAAAATATACCATGATCTATCTGATGATTACAAATCCAGGGACTATGTGATTGCGATAACCTTAAAAGAAGGCGATTATTATGGAAATATATTCTATGAATACAGCTCTGGAGGATATGGCTTGTCTGTAGACATAATGGAAGATATTTTGCAATTTATTGAAAATCTGGATTGTGAAGAAATCAATGAGTTAAACGAGGAAGGTCTCTTAAATAATAATATAGCCTTGCAAGCAGACATAAATGGCAAGGATATTCATTTTGAACTGAGAAATGATGCAGGGGAAAAGCTGGAAAAAACAATCCCGGAAGATGAACTGCAAAAATACATTGTTGGTTATGAAATGATCCGGTGCGATGGACGTGGAATGAAAAAGGAACGCAGAAAATGTGGTTCCTGCGAAAATTTTACACCGATAGAAGGCTGTGCAAAAGGAAACTGTTCTGTTAGAGGTGATATCATTCAGAGAAGCAGAATTATATGTTCCCATGATTATGTGTTGAAAGCAGATAAAGTATTATGTTAAAATCGTCTCGTACTATCAATGGAAAAGATGATTGTATAGATTTACTATAGGAATTAGAATATATAAATTGTAAGGATATATTGTGTGATATTGCACTTTATATGATAAAAACAAGATAAAAACGCAATGCATATTTTTAAGATATGCTAGAGCTGGTAGGTAGCCCAGCCGTCCTATGTAAATAGGGTAAGTAACCTGCCCCTCCGGGTTGTCCATTCTTTGTTCAATTCATTTTAGGAGGGATTTTTATGGACAAAACAAATGGAAAACTGACGGTATATTTTGAAGAACCATTTTGGGTAGGCGTATTCGAGCGTATTGAGGATGGTAAATTATCTGTAGCAAAGGTAATATTTGGTGCAGAACCAAAAGATTACGAAGTGCAGGAATATATTCAACAATACTATTTCAGTTTGAAATTCAGTCCGGCTGTTGAAACTGTTGTAAAGGATATAAAAAGAAATCCGAAACGGATGCATCGAGAAGTAAAAAAGCAGACAATAAGAACAGGTATTGGCACAAAATCGCAGCAAGCATTGAAATTACAGCAGGAACATAACCAACAGGAGCGTAAAGAGAGAAATCGCAAGAAAAAAGAGGCGAAAGAACAGCGAATGTTTGAATTGAAACAGCAAAAGAAAAGAGAAAAGCATAAGGGGCATTAAAAGCCTCTTGGGCTTTAACTCAAATCGGAATTGACCGAGCGCATTGGGCGAGAGATACTTCTTGTTTGAATGTTGGAATGATTATAGGTATTTGTTTTCGGTATGAAAATACCGTTTATTTATTCCAGACATAAGATG from Blautia sp. SC05B48 encodes:
- a CDS encoding YjdF family protein, encoding MDKTNGKLTVYFEEPFWVGVFERIEDGKLSVAKVIFGAEPKDYEVQEYIQQYYFSLKFSPAVETVVKDIKRNPKRMHREVKKQTIRTGIGTKSQQALKLQQEHNQQERKERNRKKKEAKEQRMFELKQQKKREKHKGH
- a CDS encoding SMI1/KNR4 family protein, whose amino-acid sequence is MEDVNAIHRIFKNLKYEMDNNGWVYQWHLGDEEPIKVTHKFYPPVSSEEFQLFEKHFPNMKLPASYKAFLSCSNGMELFCGEEGSSLVSCTIYSLKEALNQKEVWNNTPILSDPEFTYHLPILFLQDIGDITMDLQAVLEGREDYLCYPAPDTDRFNLPFNEWLERYIVCQGHEFWFFLNP